In Populus nigra chromosome 1, ddPopNigr1.1, whole genome shotgun sequence, one genomic interval encodes:
- the LOC133700946 gene encoding F-box/kelch-repeat protein SKIP25-like — protein MTNSIQTSTAGTATKHPSKRRKLTTDRHQNHQEQLLIPGLPDHVAQLCLSLVHPSTLYPVCHSWRRLIYSLSFPPFLSLYAVLSSTNINHRLSNNNPIQSFNFDPISSKWDSLPPPPPDPPLHLLLRHPCFISRDLPIQSISACGRLILIAATSHNFSPALSRPLVFNPLSGVWGFGPPLTAPRRWCAAGSAKDTVYVASGIGSQFNADVSKSVEKWDLQSKNVGISTTANKTITWKWEKVKELKDGRFCRDAIDAVGWRGKLCMVNMKGDAPKEGLVYDTEKDAWENMPEGMLAGWRGPVASMDEETMFVVDEARGVLRKYDPERDYWEHMMESERLVGAQKIAAGGGRVCVIRGCSTEIVVLDVAALPVKLWVVKTPPGFEALAIHILPRMSRPDF, from the coding sequence ATGACCAATTCAATCCAAACTTCCACCGCTGGCACTGCCACCAAACACCCCTCCAAACGTAGAAAGCTAACCACAGACCGCCACCAGAACCACCAAGAACAGCTTCTCATACCAGGTCTTCCTGACCACGTAGCCCAACTTTGCCTCTCCCTTGTCCACCCTTCTACACTTTACCCTGTTTGCCACTCATGGCGTCGCCTAATCTACTCCCTTTCTTTCCCTCCTTTTCTATCTCTCTACGCGGTTTtatcatcaacaaatataaatcacCGCCTTTCCAATAACAATCCAATCCAATCCTTCAACTTTGACCCCATTTCTTCTAAATGGGATTCTCTCCCTCCTCCACCACCAGACCCACCACTCCATCTCCTTCTCCGCCACCCTTGCTTCATCTCCCGTGACCTTCCTATCCAGTCCATCTCTGCTTGTGGTCGCTTGATACTTATTGCTGCTACTTCTCACAATTTTTCCCCAGCTCTCTCTCGCCCTCTTGTTTTTAATCCACTCTCAGGCGTATGGGGCTTTGGCCCCCCACTCACCGCACCTCGCCGCTGGTGTGCTGCAGGCTCAGCAAAGGACACGGTCTATGTGGCGAGTGGGATCGGATCCCAGTTCAACGCGGACGTGTCCAAGTCAGTAGAGAAGTGGGATTTGCAAAGCAAGAACGTCGGGATCTCCACCACCGCCAATAAAACAATTACATGGAAATGGGAAAAGGTTAAAGAACTAAAAGATGGGAGATTTTGTAGGGATGCTATCGATGCAGTGGGGTGGAGAGGGAAACTTTGTATGGTGAACATGAAAGGAGATGCACCTAAAGAAGGGCTTGTTTATGACACTGAGAAAGACGCATGGGAGAACATGCCAGAGGGTATGCTTGCAGGATGGAGAGGACCCGTAGCATCCATGGATGAAGAGACTATGTTTGTGGTGGATGAAGCCAGGGGTGTGCTTAGAAAGTATGATCCAGAAAGGGATTATTGGGAGCATATGATGGAGTCAGAAAGGCTTGTTGGAGCACAGAAGATTGCTGCTGGTGGCGGTAGAGTTTGTGTTATTCGCGGCTGTAGTACTGAGATTGTGGTGCTGGATGTGGCGGCGCTTCCGGTGAAACTATGGGTGGTGAAAACGCCACCGGGATTTGAAGCCTTGGCAATTCATATTTTGCCAAGGATGAGCCGGCCAGATTTTTGA